The genomic stretch TttcgacacacacacacacacacacacacacacacacacacacacacacacacacacacagacacacacaaaaCCAGAGTTAATGACAAGTCCATTAGTAAAGAGGTCAGCTAGAAACCAACCTGTGACCCACTTGTCTATGTAAATTTCCATAAAAAGTTGAATTCTAGCAGACTATTTAGATGTTAGATAACAAGAAACAAGTACGGTCAGTGAAATGCAAAGCAATTACAGGGATTTCCAATTTCATGCTCATCTATGGCTATTTATTTCAACAACATcctgtgttttaaaaatatgttattttgaatgtttaacaTTATCTGGATAATTTGTAACCTTACTGTAGATAATtcttttaattacagtaaataagAGTATATAGTGGATATTGTTATGcgaaaaatataaactatatataactacgtgtatttgtatttttttcatagcTGTTACAATGTTAgctattaaatttacttgttaTAAATGAGATTACCGAGTAGCTATTGTGTATGATAGATACAAATAGACTGAGATTCACGTAACGCCGCACGAGCTTACAACGTGACTTCCAAACCGGTCTGTATTGCGACAAGCAAGAAAATATTGCAGGCATTTCTATAATTCCACTATCTAGTTTACTTCCAAAACTAAAGAAATTTATTAGTGAAGAAAACCCGGTTCCTAAACTATGACTATAGTCGGCGTTAATAATCAAAATCTATTATTAGACATCGCCTTTGAACTACTCTATTGACGTTTCTTACTTATATAAAAGTGTTAAGTGTTTTTGCGACAGGGTAAATGAGAATAGATTAATACACATACAAAGACTTCTCAAAAATTGAATAAGAACTAATTATTTGCTAAGCGCATTTGGTAAACTGGAAAGAAATCATTAAAGTTCTTGTGGGCTCAGCTCTAGGAGTCATTACGTTCACTTTAATATGAAATACGATTCCATATTTAGTTCTAAAATTCAGCATAGTTTTTAGACTAAGAAGTTAAAGATAAACACGGAATctccataaaatataattatttaaataatatatatatatatataatttcaataaatattgaatcgcaaaaagtacttgctccgccgggactcgaacccggatctctcacttgccgggtgaatgtgctaccattacaccacagagccctcacttttattatatatatatatatatatatatatatatatatatatattatatatatatataagtagttgATTGATTGATGGTAATAGAGCTTTTCGTaaaggttttataattattgctttttagttttagtattacTGTGTGGTAGGAAAACAATACATTCAAGAAAGAGAATAGAAAATGTATGAAagggtttattttaaactacagaATGAAGATGATGGTAACAGTGAATGAAATACGAGGTAAACACTAGTAACTAGGCTTGTAGGAAGGACCAGAGCTGTAGGAGGGCTCTGAGCTATATGCAGGGCTGGAACTGTAGGACGGCTTGTACGCTGGAGCAGCCTGGTAAGAAGGCTTATTGTAGGAAGGCTCCGCAGAGTAGGATGGTTTGCTGTAGGAAGGCTGTCCACCGTGAGAGGGATTCTTGTAATCCTGCTGGCCGACTTCAAGACGGAAACTCTGGAAGGAGGTGGCACCTCCTTGGTCCTTCCCGTAGCCACCCTGTCCATGGCTAGGGGCGGGTGCGGCGCCTTGGTAGCTGGGAGCGGCACCTTGGTAGCTTGGGGCGGCACCCTGGTAGCTGGGAGCGGCACCGTGGTACTGGGCAGACACCGCAGCAACCACCAGAGAGAGGACTACGACCTGGAACGGggttaaataatagttttaatttatgccaaaaattaagttttaaaatggtaAGCACTCAAGAAGGATTAATcagtttaagttattatttacagGAATAATATGCAACGAATTATTACAATATTCAGTGCATGAAAATTGCTTTTATTCAGCTTGGTGTAAAACACGTTTCGCGCcgaggtttaaaaatatatggtaaTAATGGGAacgtaaaacaattaaaatttagctGTTCTCCACGGCAATGCTAAAGAAGTGTGCGGGTACGTCGGACAGAAATTGTCTGTGGGGTAAATAAGGGCACTTTCTAATgagataataattgttatttttatggttttaatcattaattaatcAGAAAATCATTAATACTTTTAGAAGATTTGTAGAATAACTGAGTTTTATTTGTGCAAAAACTTATTCAGTGATAACAATCATCAACACGTTAGTTACCATATTTAAACGTTAGTTATTTTTACCATACTATTCCGTGCTTATTCAATGAGCGGGTAAACCAATTTAGCATGACACAATGAGAGACAAAGATAGCCAGCACGTGAAGGTGAGATAATCAATATCTCGTTCTACAACTCTATTGTACTAAATTACGTGCCCAACATGTGACGCATTGTTAGAGAGCATCATTATAGAGCTATCTAATATTAGCTTGTTCCAGTTATCATAGCGTCGCTCCTATATTTAACATACAATGTAACCACAAACGAATTTAGCAAAATCGCAAAGATGGTATTAATGATATAGTATGTATATTGTGTGTTTTTGTCTTAATCCAAATTCGGTTTACCAATATGTAATTAACCTGATTCTTagcaaaaagaatttttaatgagGACAACTGGAATTGTCTCTAAAATAGTAGGATTATGAGTAATCTTAATCTGTTACCATGGGCCTCCCCCTGAATTAAAATCCTATCGGATCCTCATAAAACTCAACACTAAGTTATTATTCAACACAGTCCTcagataatttttgaaattcttaTAAGTATTGTTTAGCTAATAACAATGTATCCCAGACAAGTTTTGCATACAATTAATTAAGTCCAATTCTCCATCCATTTGCTACTTTAACGAGTATCATTAAAAATTCACGCAGGAAAATTTGTTTCAGTATTATTTGACTCTCGCGTTTCCTTTTTCAGCATCAAATAGTTTCAtccgagttagagatagcgcaggtacgaatcctgtctgtgaccgtagcagtTTTTATCAGCACCGACCTTGTACTGTGGACTttcttctgtttgataagatccttgcaccgACCAATGACCCATGATGATGGGCAGGATGAAGGCTTTACGAGGATCGGCCGCTCCTTTTGTAATAAAAGCATTCTATAGTTTCACAGACctcaaataaaaggaaaaattcgAAAAGGGCGCTTGATGAAGTTTTAAAACGACAAGTTTTAAACAGAAGTCACACTACGCAAAAccaaattttgatgtattttgtaatgaaatttaaaaaatgctatataATGAACGATTTTTGCGTCCGGTTTGATATGTGTATATCTGAAAGTTAGTATTGCgcttgttttacaattaatttatttcaattatcttTTGTATTTTGGAGTGATTTGTAAAATGGAGTGTTTGAAGTGGAATTTCCTtgataacttaaattttataatttgaaacgtTACGTAGGCTAGTACAATTTTCTTAGAAGACGAACCTTCATAGACGTTcaagtacatttttaattgcaaacaAGTTGACCCAGtttattttgaataagaaaaCGTGTGGATTTTTGACATTTAGCACTcatattgtaaaaactatataGGGAGGTTTGCGTAATAAAACTGTCTCCGAGATCTTTGTAATGAAAGACTCCAAGACCTTGgtaaaaaaattcacattttatctCGTGTCATCATAgctg from Homalodisca vitripennis isolate AUS2020 chromosome 2, UT_GWSS_2.1, whole genome shotgun sequence encodes the following:
- the LOC124356273 gene encoding adhesive plaque matrix protein-like, with product MVSLLVDMNSLVVVLSLVVAAVSAQYHGAAPSYQGAAPSYQGAAPSYQGAAPAPSHGQGGYGKDQGGATSFQSFRLEVGQQDYKNPSHGGQPSYSKPSYSAEPSYNKPSYQAAPAYKPSYSSSPAYSSEPSYSSGPSYKPSY